A region from the Triticum urartu cultivar G1812 chromosome 1, Tu2.1, whole genome shotgun sequence genome encodes:
- the LOC125529175 gene encoding 60S ribosomal protein L18a-like protein: MGAGQDLEAGYGDGGEKKMAHSSSSSGPLPPSEPPHLRGQDPAQYQYGTFHPPAPHPDVRPHPPVGFPQPAPPPGFSAGGYQQQKQPYAPADPYYAQGYQAAPGYGPVVQGRPVEGRPVRMRRLPCCGLGMGWLLFIAGFFLAAIPWYIGAFILICVRVHDHREKPGYVACTIAAIIAAIVIPLGVTKGTDSW; encoded by the exons ATGGGAGCCGGCCAGGACCTGGAGGCCGgctacggcgacggcggcgagaaGAAGATGgcccactcctcctcctcctcgggcCCGCTCCCGCCGTCGGAGCCGCCGCACCTGCGGGGCCAGGACCCCGCCCAGTACCAGTACGGCACCTTCCACCCCCCTGCCCCCCACCCCGATGTCCGCCCCCACCCGCCCGTCGGCTTCCCCCAGCCCGCCCCGCCCCCCGGCTTCTCCGCCGGAGGCTACCAGCAGCAGAAGCAGCCCTACGCGCCCGCCGATCCGTACTACGCGCAGGGGTACCAAGCCGCCCCAG GTTATGGTCCTGTTGTTCAAGGTAGGCCTGTTGAAGGAAGACCCGTGAGAATGCGGCGCCTTCCATGCTGTGGGCTCGGCATGGGCTGGCTTCT GTTCATTGCCGGCTTCTTCTTGGCTGCCATTCCGTGGTATATTGGTGCTTTCATCCTAATCTGTGTCCGGGTACATGACCACAGAGAGAAACCAGGATATGTTGCCTGCACTATTGCT GCTATAATTGCGGCCATTGTTATACCCCTTGGAGTAACAAAAGGAACAGACTCATGGTGA